The genomic segment GGTGCCCGCTGAAGCGGCCGCAACAGCCAAACTGGCTGCGCTTGCATcccatgtctttcctacacctgggactttccctgttctgtgggcaacaaagatccatctggaaatgtggctttgactcgccctctgagcattcactgagagctgcaatcctgagttgttcttactgtgccatcttgaaaaTCCTGgtgtaacttttattgaaaaaaaaatcatgttcaaGTGGACCTGTGCAATTCAAAATTGTGTTGTTCAAAGGTTAAGTGTATACACTGTGTGTCAAATTATTAACTAATGACATTAAGAATCCCTTATGATTATGAAGACATGCAAACTTTCACATTCATCTCACTCTTTAGCTTTATCTTTAGGGTAGATATTATAATGTTTATAATACACAGGCAAAAAATTAATGCATCCTATTCTTTTATTGAAAGAATTGTATGAACAAAAATGTCATGGATCCACATCTTTCCACGATGGATTCACAGAAGAAATAGGAATGGATGGTTGCATCAAGCAGCATTTGGGGGGTTGActaaactgggcatggtagctgaaTAGATGGTGGGGTAAGATCAAGAAAGGATGGAAAGTGATTCTTATTCATTACCCTGGGATAATGATATTCAAGTGAGGGTCTTGGTGCAGAAATGGATGTTTGGAGGAGGTGGTGGATTTTGGATGGTAAGAATGAGGTAAGCTATGGATGGGCTGAACTTCTGGTGAACTCAGTTGCATGACGATCTGTTAAGAAGACTCTGACAGCTTAATTTTCTAACCTGGAATCAGCCACCCACAGTTTAGGCTGAattaaattcacagaatataagCAGAAGTTAGTGTTATTAGTTTTGCCCCTCTCCTGGGTTAGAATGGTGGGCTGTCGTGATGTGGAGGAGGGGGCTATGAACCAGCCAGGGTAAAAGACTAACTGAAAGAGAGAGGTGGAGCCTTCTTTATtgtggaaaaagagaaagggcttcTCTGCTTTGTTCTCCATGTACAGGTCCATGATATTTTTCTCCTGGGAGTGGAAAAGATGCTTGTTagagaggagggtgggaggaggaagctAAAGTAACTCAGCCCTGAGTGTACAACAGGAGAGTCACTGCTGCCCCCAAAGGAAGGGACAGAGGCTAGGGACACAGGCAGATGAAGCAGGGCATTAGGCTATTAAAACAGGGAATTCACTGGGTTTCCATAGCCTAGTTTCACCACAGGATCCTCTGACACAAGGTGCTTCTGAGTCTTTGAAGCATCATTGTCTTCTCTGGAACAGAGGGAGGTTTAAACCTATTTTTGGTGCTTTTGGTATGCATTTATCTTCAGGTTCAAGCCAGTCTTGCTGTATTCTCAACCCCCAAGTGGGCTTATGCATTACAACTTTCATCAGTAGCAGAAGGATTAGCTTCATAACTACAATATTGCCTTGGTAAGATTTGTGTGTTTATGGTACACAGACTATAAACATGTAATCTGCAAATTTTACATTAACAATCTCTTTTTGTCTCCTCCACTGTGCAGTGGCCTTTGCTTTAGTGGGAGCATCCCATCATCTTAGAGAATTTCCAGAAGGTAGTTAATCAGTACTGAAAATGGAGAAACTACTGTTCTTTGGCTTTTCAGAAACATTTCTGTAAGTGTGTTTGCTATCTTTCAGAGGATCTATGCTCTGACATTAAAAAAAGTGTTATCTCCATTCCAAAGGCAGCATTTACAGATTCGGGGATAAGCCAagttagaattattttcttactttgaaTAATCCAGAATTGCAAGAATATTACTTTTATTCAGCAACATATTAAATGAAATCAAAAGCTTGTTTGACAGTACTTCTCTTATTAGCTGCACAATGACTCACGTTAAGCTGCAAAATAAGCTTGCCCTGAATTTCTGCACAGAAGACACAGAACTCTTTTCCCTTGATTCCCGGGTAAACTACATTACCCTTTTTCTCATCACCAAATTCTGTGTCTCTACAGGCTATTAAATCAAGAGTAactgaaaacacaaaggaaaatggaGAAGATGTTAGGCTCCAAGTAGCATGAAGTTTCAGTCTTTCTGGTCTGACACTTAGTTACTCCTTCCAGGCAGGGAATAGTGACAGGCTTCTCCCAGACAGGCTCTTTCCATTAGCTATGTGGCAGAGACCCTCCATCACCCTCCTCAcacccattttgtttttcttcctcaatGTCAGAACCCCAGTTGTCACCAGGACACATTGCTTcccaaaaataaaggtaaaatttcCTACCAGCCTTGCAGCAAAATGTGGTCATATGCTTAAGATGTAGCCCATGAGGTAAATGTGAGGAGCTTATATCTCATGGGTCACAACATGAGATCAGATGGGGGCTACATAGTTAAAGTGAGAGGGAGGCAGTGAGAATGTAATGGCATTGgtccaggcaagagatgatgtTATCTTAGAAATCAGGCATGTTTTGTACACAGACCTATCAGTCTTTGCTAATAGATTGGATGGAGAGTGAGGGAAAGGAGGAATCAAGGATGTCTCCTGTATTTCTGGCTCAAGG from the Callithrix jacchus isolate 240 chromosome 14, calJac240_pri, whole genome shotgun sequence genome contains:
- the IL36B gene encoding interleukin-36 beta, whose amino-acid sequence is MANCRQPPSHHLIYLVLFTKGSEDIMNPLEVAPKSYVIHDSQKIIWVLSGNSLTTLPFSRNVKPVTLDLIACRDTEFGDEKKGNVVYPGIKGKEFCVFCAEIQGKLILQLNEKNIMDLYMENKAEKPFLFFHNKEGSTSLFQLVFYPGWFIAPSSTSRQPTILTQERGKTNNTNFCLYSVNLIQPKLWVADSRLEN